Proteins encoded in a region of the Mycolicibacterium chitae genome:
- a CDS encoding DoxX family protein, whose translation MVPQLTLIVVTLAARAGGWLGWDYTDNWPAAVAVGLAAMFLVTGIAHFAPPLRADMIAIVPPRLPHPALLVTLTGVLELVGAVGLLIPTTRPAAALCLFLLMVAMFPANVHAARMANAPKSMHSRLGARTGVEVVFLAAAAVVVVGSL comes from the coding sequence ATGGTTCCGCAACTCACACTCATCGTCGTCACGTTGGCCGCGCGGGCAGGCGGGTGGCTCGGCTGGGACTACACCGACAACTGGCCCGCGGCCGTCGCCGTCGGCCTGGCGGCGATGTTCTTGGTCACCGGCATCGCGCACTTCGCGCCGCCGCTGCGGGCCGACATGATCGCGATCGTCCCGCCGCGGCTTCCGCACCCGGCATTGCTGGTGACGCTCACCGGCGTGCTCGAGTTGGTGGGCGCGGTGGGTCTGCTGATCCCGACCACCCGGCCGGCCGCGGCGCTGTGCCTGTTCCTGTTGATGGTCGCGATGTTCCCGGCCAACGTCCATGCGGCCCGGATGGCCAACGCGCCGAAGTCCATGCACTCGCGGTTGGGTGCCCGCACCGGCGTCGAGGTCGTGTTCCTGGCGGCCGCAGCGGTAGTGGTCGTCGGCAGCCTCTGA
- a CDS encoding thiamine pyrophosphate-dependent enzyme — protein MSNAENDHELDWHKAADPGELDEGQVSACPIGLKTVALTKLNGRYGAIDNRCPHQGGPLGQGTLENEKIRCPWHGFDFDPFTGEAAGGPDFDVATYPVQARDDGIYVGTPAPAPAKRTVSDVLIETMTNWGVDAVFGMVGHSNLGMAEAMHRAENAGKLRYFGIRHEGAAAFAAAAYGKLTGRPAACFGIAGPGSTNLLTGLYDAKADRAPVLALSGNVDSAVAGKGAFQDIDLLAAFADVAVYSEMVRAGSEHAELMTLALKHAILERGVAHLVVPDEVQIVEDPDQQSSGPEGRMPDLRVAPPAAALQQALDRIAAATRPVIIVGAGAKFDMAAIVAFAERLQAPVLTTFKAKGQLSDEHPLACGTLGRSGTPVASWMMNKADLLVVFGASFSNHTGISPYKPIVQVDTDPLALGRFNPVTVPVFGDVGVTASALTRRLRSHPALVDQRPEVADRWAVWRTEKVRRAAKHPDGRIAAATVFAELSHLVPADAVLTVDVGNHAYSFGRYFETKGQQSVLMSGYLGSIGFGFPAAMGAWAAVPDRPVIAVTGDGGFGQYLADFTTAVKYDMNITHILLNNGELGKITQEQRSSEYEVWQTSLHNPDFAAYARDCGAYGIQVSSPAELSAAIAAALSHPGPALVEILTDAQSN, from the coding sequence GTGAGTAACGCCGAAAACGACCACGAACTCGACTGGCACAAGGCCGCTGACCCTGGCGAACTCGACGAGGGGCAGGTGTCGGCGTGCCCGATCGGCCTCAAGACGGTGGCCTTGACCAAGCTGAACGGGCGCTACGGCGCCATCGACAATCGCTGCCCGCACCAAGGCGGCCCGCTGGGGCAAGGAACGCTGGAGAACGAAAAGATCCGCTGCCCCTGGCATGGTTTCGACTTCGACCCGTTCACCGGCGAGGCTGCGGGCGGCCCGGATTTCGACGTCGCCACCTACCCCGTGCAAGCGCGCGACGACGGAATCTACGTCGGCACACCGGCACCCGCCCCCGCGAAGCGCACCGTCAGCGACGTCTTGATCGAGACGATGACCAACTGGGGCGTCGACGCGGTTTTCGGGATGGTCGGGCACTCCAACCTCGGGATGGCCGAGGCCATGCACCGCGCCGAAAATGCCGGAAAGCTCCGCTATTTCGGCATTCGTCACGAAGGCGCCGCGGCGTTTGCGGCGGCGGCCTACGGAAAACTCACCGGCCGGCCCGCGGCCTGCTTCGGTATCGCGGGACCGGGTTCGACGAATCTGCTGACCGGACTCTATGACGCCAAGGCCGACCGCGCGCCGGTGCTGGCACTGTCCGGCAACGTCGATTCCGCGGTGGCCGGCAAAGGGGCGTTTCAGGATATCGACCTGCTGGCGGCGTTCGCCGACGTCGCCGTCTACTCGGAGATGGTGCGCGCCGGCTCGGAACACGCCGAACTGATGACCCTGGCGCTCAAGCACGCCATCCTCGAACGCGGGGTCGCGCACCTGGTGGTGCCCGATGAAGTCCAGATTGTCGAGGACCCGGATCAACAGTCGTCTGGCCCCGAGGGCCGGATGCCCGATCTGCGGGTCGCTCCACCCGCGGCGGCGCTGCAGCAGGCGCTCGACCGCATCGCAGCGGCGACTCGTCCGGTGATCATCGTCGGCGCCGGCGCAAAATTCGATATGGCGGCCATCGTCGCGTTTGCCGAGCGTCTGCAGGCCCCGGTGCTCACCACCTTCAAGGCCAAGGGCCAACTCTCCGACGAGCATCCGCTGGCCTGCGGCACACTGGGCCGTTCGGGCACCCCGGTCGCATCCTGGATGATGAACAAGGCAGACCTGCTGGTGGTGTTCGGCGCGTCCTTCTCGAATCACACGGGCATATCGCCGTACAAGCCCATCGTCCAAGTCGACACCGACCCGCTGGCGCTGGGCCGATTCAACCCGGTGACGGTTCCGGTGTTCGGCGACGTGGGGGTGACGGCGTCGGCCCTGACCCGACGCCTGCGCAGCCACCCGGCGCTGGTCGACCAACGCCCGGAGGTCGCTGACCGATGGGCAGTGTGGCGCACCGAGAAAGTCCGCCGTGCCGCCAAGCACCCCGACGGCCGGATCGCTGCCGCGACGGTCTTCGCCGAACTCAGCCACCTCGTCCCGGCCGACGCCGTGCTCACAGTGGATGTGGGCAACCACGCGTACTCGTTCGGGCGATATTTCGAGACCAAAGGCCAACAGTCCGTGCTCATGTCGGGCTACCTCGGGTCCATCGGTTTCGGCTTCCCGGCGGCCATGGGGGCCTGGGCCGCCGTTCCCGACCGCCCCGTCATCGCCGTCACCGGCGACGGTGGCTTCGGCCAGTACCTCGCCGACTTCACCACGGCGGTCAAGTACGACATGAACATCACCCACATCCTGCTCAACAACGGTGAACTGGGAAAGATCACGCAGGAGCAGCGCAGTTCCGAGTACGAGGTATGGCAGACCTCGCTGCACAATCCAGACTTCGCCGCGTACGCGCGGGATTGCGGCGCCTACGGGATCCAGGTCAGCAGCCCTGCGGAGCTGAGCGCTGCCATCGCAGCGGCGCTCAGCCACCCCGGACCGGCGCTGGTCGAGATCCTGACCGACGCGCAGTCGAACTGA
- a CDS encoding alpha/beta hydrolase: MLGTLVILAAMTACTTAPPADTPSGLTQFYSQQIAWEACKGYANTAIESAVFAQAPTMECGRLEVPLDYQDPDGKTAHLAVARVPARGQPIGSLVINPGGPGGSGLFATAATAMSLPAARLTESFDLVGFDPRGVGSSEPAIDCFTDAVADSGDIILSTQGTAVQWTEQNTKDILDQCAERSGGVDVLTSVGTRDAARDIDVVRAVLGDEQLTFLGQSYGTRLGAVYAEQFPQNVRAMLLDGAIDPTQGTVERRVGAYTGFQRSFEQMAAFCATQADCPLGDDPTRATEKFHQIVRPLYEKPVPALNSDLGFDEAIGGVVAGLYTEAAWPRIIAGITQLRQGRGDELLQLNYDFSLRDAEGRWPNFAEALYAINCMDEERLSEEEGSALRTSIFEAAPFMDPGVALTGARDGCEHWPVEPTLGYPYATGIEGLPPTLVVSITGDPTTPHAGGIQLAESLGAALLTVEGEGHTIVMAGTNQCVNEMAADYLIDLELPPEGASCEL; this comes from the coding sequence ATGTTGGGCACCCTCGTGATTCTCGCCGCGATGACGGCCTGCACCACAGCCCCACCAGCAGACACACCATCGGGCCTGACGCAGTTCTACTCCCAACAGATCGCCTGGGAGGCCTGTAAGGGCTACGCCAACACAGCGATCGAGAGCGCCGTCTTCGCCCAGGCGCCGACCATGGAATGCGGACGCCTGGAAGTGCCGCTGGATTACCAGGATCCGGACGGCAAGACAGCGCACCTGGCCGTCGCACGGGTACCGGCGCGCGGTCAGCCCATCGGATCGTTGGTGATCAACCCCGGCGGGCCGGGCGGCTCGGGGTTGTTCGCCACCGCGGCGACGGCGATGTCGCTGCCGGCTGCCCGCCTGACCGAAAGTTTTGACCTGGTCGGCTTCGACCCGCGCGGCGTGGGCAGCTCGGAGCCCGCCATCGATTGCTTCACCGATGCCGTGGCCGATAGCGGCGACATCATATTGAGCACGCAGGGCACCGCCGTGCAATGGACAGAACAGAATACGAAAGACATTCTCGATCAGTGTGCCGAGCGCTCGGGTGGCGTCGACGTGCTGACCAGTGTCGGCACCCGCGACGCGGCGCGTGACATCGACGTGGTGCGCGCCGTCCTCGGCGATGAACAGCTCACCTTCCTGGGGCAGAGTTACGGGACGCGACTCGGCGCCGTCTACGCCGAGCAGTTCCCGCAGAACGTGCGAGCGATGCTGCTCGACGGCGCCATCGATCCGACTCAGGGCACGGTCGAGCGCAGGGTCGGTGCGTACACCGGGTTCCAGCGCTCCTTCGAGCAGATGGCCGCGTTCTGTGCCACGCAGGCCGACTGTCCGCTGGGCGACGACCCCACCCGGGCTACTGAAAAGTTTCACCAGATCGTGCGGCCGCTATACGAAAAGCCCGTGCCGGCGCTGAACTCCGACCTGGGCTTCGACGAAGCGATCGGCGGCGTGGTCGCCGGTCTCTACACCGAGGCGGCCTGGCCCCGAATCATCGCCGGGATAACGCAACTACGGCAGGGCCGCGGCGACGAACTGCTCCAGCTCAACTATGACTTCTCGCTCCGCGACGCCGAGGGGCGTTGGCCCAACTTCGCCGAGGCACTCTACGCGATCAACTGCATGGACGAGGAACGCCTCAGCGAGGAAGAGGGAAGTGCGCTGCGCACCAGCATCTTTGAAGCAGCGCCCTTCATGGACCCCGGAGTCGCACTGACCGGTGCTCGCGACGGGTGCGAGCATTGGCCGGTCGAGCCGACCTTGGGCTACCCGTACGCGACCGGCATCGAGGGACTGCCGCCCACGCTGGTGGTGTCGATCACCGGTGATCCCACCACACCGCACGCCGGCGGCATCCAGCTGGCCGAGTCGCTCGGGGCTGCCCTGCTCACCGTGGAAGGCGAAGGCCACACCATCGTGATGGCCGGAACCAACCAGTGCGTCAACGAGATGGCCGCCGACTACTTGATCGACCTCGAGTTGCCGCCGGAAGGTGCCTCCTGCGAGTTGTGA
- a CDS encoding TetR/AcrR family transcriptional regulator: MSAYVPDPSRRNEHSRRAILDAALSLVGELGYDKVSIEAIARRAGCGKQTIYRWWSSKGAVVLEAATQSLNPVVVFPDTGDLVADLRAQLVDILELVTTTSFGAAYRGVIAAGQSEPDLLEAAYQQVVEPNIKGFSARAALAQQRGEIRADADVATLRDVLYGVIEYRIFHAMPLEPEHIDALLKLTFEGVR, translated from the coding sequence ATGTCCGCCTACGTTCCTGACCCCAGCCGACGCAACGAGCACTCGCGGCGGGCGATCCTCGACGCGGCCCTGTCCCTGGTCGGCGAGCTCGGCTACGACAAGGTTTCGATCGAGGCCATCGCCAGGCGGGCGGGCTGCGGTAAGCAGACCATCTACCGCTGGTGGTCGTCGAAGGGTGCGGTGGTCCTCGAAGCTGCCACCCAGTCGCTCAATCCCGTCGTCGTGTTCCCCGACACCGGTGACCTCGTCGCCGACCTGCGCGCCCAGTTGGTCGACATCCTCGAGTTGGTCACGACCACGAGTTTCGGAGCGGCATATCGGGGTGTGATCGCCGCCGGCCAGTCCGAGCCCGACCTGCTGGAGGCCGCCTACCAGCAGGTCGTCGAGCCCAACATCAAAGGGTTCAGCGCGCGGGCCGCCCTGGCGCAGCAGCGCGGCGAGATCCGCGCCGACGCCGACGTGGCAACCCTGCGCGACGTGCTCTACGGGGTGATCGAATACCGGATATTCCACGCGATGCCGCTCGAACCCGAACACATCGACGCGCTTCTGAAGCTCACGTTCGAGGGCGTGCGGTGA
- a CDS encoding SDR family NAD(P)-dependent oxidoreductase — protein MPSSTDKTALVTGATSGIGLAAARALAQDGAYVFLVGRREDALEQAVAGIGEGQATYIRADVTQQSDLDRVVATVEATGRGLDVVFANAGIAAVAPLGEITWEHYTTAFNTNVGGIIFTVQAALPLLNEGASVILCGSSGDVKANPGTSVYAASKTAIRSLARSWAAELVDRKIRVNVVAPGLTETPGLKELFSGDDDGLAALASSMPMKRLARPEEVSSVVAFLASDASTFMTGAEIYVDGGGSQF, from the coding sequence ATGCCATCATCAACAGATAAGACCGCGCTGGTCACCGGAGCAACATCGGGAATCGGGCTCGCCGCGGCGCGGGCGCTCGCTCAGGATGGTGCCTACGTGTTCCTGGTGGGACGTCGCGAAGACGCCCTCGAACAGGCCGTCGCCGGCATCGGGGAAGGTCAGGCCACCTACATCCGCGCCGACGTGACACAGCAGTCCGATCTCGACCGCGTCGTGGCCACCGTCGAGGCAACGGGGCGCGGTCTCGACGTCGTCTTCGCCAATGCGGGTATCGCCGCGGTCGCGCCGCTGGGCGAGATCACCTGGGAGCACTACACGACGGCGTTCAACACTAATGTCGGCGGCATCATCTTCACCGTGCAGGCCGCCCTTCCGCTGCTCAACGAAGGCGCATCGGTCATTCTGTGCGGTTCCAGCGGCGACGTGAAGGCGAATCCCGGCACCAGCGTCTACGCCGCCTCCAAGACCGCAATCCGGTCCTTGGCCCGCAGCTGGGCCGCGGAACTGGTCGACCGCAAGATCCGCGTCAACGTCGTCGCTCCCGGACTCACGGAGACTCCGGGATTGAAGGAACTCTTCTCCGGCGACGACGACGGCCTCGCAGCGTTGGCCTCCTCGATGCCCATGAAGCGCCTTGCCCGGCCGGAGGAGGTCAGCAGTGTGGTCGCGTTCTTGGCCTCCGACGCCAGCACCTTCATGACCGGCGCAGAGATCTACGTCGACGGCGGCGGCAGCCAGTTCTGA
- a CDS encoding class I SAM-dependent methyltransferase, with amino-acid sequence MPQITPVGTTARLTAAERAAESARPDRLFDDPFAALLAGEAGRELAAHFSRTTPFDNPTVAVRTRFFDDALTALVAGSAAGEQIVLLAAGMDTRAYRLGFPPGTTVYEVDRPEVLGLKASLLAGVGAETAAPSCALRAVAADLAHDWPSALRGAGLSVTRPVCWLVEGLTPYLTTAEVDLLLDRITALSAPGSHLMIDVLGQSLLEHPALQPMLEHLAQRGMAWVFGTETPEALLTRRGWQAQATCVGEVGNELDRWPFPMLHEEPGGCHRVTLSTRGGDRDARVPASGTPRRVRRCRTRRFDDLGSPNKTQRRHNSQEAPSGGNSRSIK; translated from the coding sequence ATGCCGCAGATCACGCCCGTCGGAACGACGGCGCGACTGACCGCAGCGGAGCGGGCCGCCGAGTCCGCACGCCCGGATCGGCTCTTCGATGACCCGTTCGCCGCGCTTCTAGCCGGGGAGGCGGGACGAGAGTTGGCTGCTCACTTCAGTAGGACAACCCCATTCGACAACCCCACAGTGGCGGTACGCACAAGGTTCTTCGACGATGCCCTGACTGCTCTGGTCGCCGGGTCTGCGGCTGGCGAGCAGATCGTGTTGCTGGCGGCGGGCATGGACACTCGCGCCTACCGACTGGGTTTCCCGCCGGGAACCACCGTGTACGAGGTGGATCGTCCAGAGGTGCTCGGCCTCAAGGCATCTCTGCTAGCGGGGGTGGGCGCAGAAACCGCGGCGCCGAGCTGTGCACTTCGAGCAGTGGCCGCGGACCTGGCTCACGACTGGCCGAGCGCGCTGCGGGGCGCCGGCCTGAGCGTGACCCGACCGGTGTGCTGGCTGGTCGAGGGGCTCACCCCGTATCTCACTACCGCTGAGGTCGACCTGCTGCTCGACCGGATCACTGCGCTTTCGGCGCCGGGAAGCCACCTGATGATCGACGTCCTCGGTCAATCCCTGCTGGAGCACCCCGCTCTGCAGCCGATGCTCGAACACCTCGCCCAGCGCGGCATGGCGTGGGTCTTCGGCACCGAGACGCCCGAAGCGCTTCTCACCCGGCGGGGCTGGCAGGCGCAAGCCACCTGCGTCGGAGAGGTCGGCAACGAACTGGACCGCTGGCCGTTTCCCATGCTCCACGAGGAGCCCGGGGGGTGCCACAGGGTTACTTTGTCCACGCGTGGCGGTGATCGCGATGCCCGAGTGCCCGCATCAGGAACGCCGCGTCGGGTTCGACGCTGCCGTACTCGACGATTCGATGACCTTGGTTCACCTAACAAGACACAGCGGCGTCACAACTCGCAGGAGGCACCTTCCGGCGGCAACTCGAGGTCGATCAAGTAG
- a CDS encoding TetR/AcrR family transcriptional regulator has product MSKQKVNYHHGDLRAVILASAARLVAERGVDAVSLRELARQAGVSHAAPAHHFTDRRGLFTALATEGYRLLATALAGARPRFVDAATTYVRFAIDHPGHYAVMFDHSLLDMADTDLAAAQSAAGAELARGVATLVDPHAVADPTGAELAAWSLMHGFSMLWLNSAVPPEFRDVDPAITTERIANMLFDG; this is encoded by the coding sequence ATGTCAAAGCAGAAGGTGAATTACCACCACGGTGACCTGCGGGCGGTGATCCTGGCCTCGGCCGCGCGCCTGGTGGCCGAGCGGGGTGTCGACGCGGTATCGCTGCGCGAGCTGGCCCGCCAGGCGGGGGTCTCGCACGCCGCGCCCGCACATCACTTCACCGACCGGCGCGGCCTGTTCACGGCGCTGGCTACCGAGGGTTACCGCCTGCTGGCTACCGCCCTCGCCGGTGCTCGCCCGCGGTTTGTGGATGCCGCCACCACCTACGTCCGATTCGCGATCGACCACCCCGGCCACTACGCGGTCATGTTCGACCATTCGTTACTCGATATGGCCGACACCGACCTGGCCGCAGCCCAGAGTGCGGCCGGGGCTGAACTCGCCCGGGGGGTGGCCACCCTCGTCGACCCACATGCCGTGGCCGACCCAACGGGCGCAGAATTGGCCGCATGGTCGTTGATGCACGGATTCTCGATGCTCTGGCTCAACAGTGCGGTGCCACCTGAATTCCGCGATGTCGATCCGGCCATCACGACCGAGCGGATCGCCAACATGTTGTTTGACGGTTAG
- a CDS encoding excinuclease ABC subunit UvrA, which yields MAEVDEDSGAIRQGPDSYVRVLASRVHNLKAVDVAAPRDSFVVFTGVSGSGKSSLAFGTVYAEAQRRYFESVAPYARRLLLPQDAPKVDDITGLPPAVALQQRRGTATSRSTVGTVTTLSNLLRMLFSRAGTYPAGATERLDSDAFSPNTTIGACPRCHGLGRVHEVTEQTLVPDPSLTIREGAVAAWPGAWQGQNLRDILITLGYDIDKPWRKLPKRQRDWILFTDDQPTVEIDPSQHPVTAEYYYNGTFSSAERHVRHTLANSQSATMRRRVLQYVHSADCAVCGGAGLRPEALAVTFAGRTIAELVALPLTALADALAPAAARTEFAAAYESTESGEFTEVATMIAADLVARISVLVDLGLGYLSLHRRTPTVSPGELQRLRLATQLRAGLFGVLYVLDEPSAGLHPADAEPLLDVLDRLRRAGNSLFVVEHDMDVVRRAEWIVDVGPGAGELGGDVLYSGPVAGLADIEPSVTRRYLFADGPAVPRTARTPSGVLRLRGITFHNLRKVDVDIPLGSLVAVTGVSGSGKSTLVCKVLGDVMAGRLGKSVELPGADADGDTELLDIDVDSSAGVSVDGAELITRLITVDQRPIGRTPRSNLATYTGLFDAVRKRFADTPEARRRGWGAGRFSFNVAAGRCATCQGEGFVAVELLFLPGTYATCPTCGGARYSAETLEITYRGRTIAEVLAQTVDEAAEFLSDLPAAARSLVTLREVGLGYLRLGQPATELSGGEAQRIKLATELQRAQRGHTLYVLDEPTTGLHPADVELLESQLHRLVDAGNTVVVAEHDMSVVAGADHVIDLGPGGGDDGGTVVAAGTPAVVAADPVSRTAPYLAAQLGPA from the coding sequence ATGGCGGAGGTGGACGAAGACAGCGGCGCAATCAGGCAGGGCCCGGACTCGTACGTCCGCGTCCTCGCATCCCGGGTGCACAATCTGAAGGCTGTGGACGTCGCGGCCCCGCGCGACTCCTTCGTGGTGTTCACCGGGGTGTCGGGATCCGGGAAGTCGTCGCTGGCGTTCGGCACCGTCTACGCCGAGGCCCAGCGCCGGTACTTCGAGTCGGTCGCGCCGTATGCCCGCCGATTGTTGCTGCCCCAGGACGCACCGAAGGTCGACGACATCACCGGGCTGCCACCGGCCGTCGCGCTGCAGCAACGCCGCGGCACGGCGACATCGCGATCGACCGTCGGGACCGTCACCACGCTGTCGAACCTGCTGCGGATGCTGTTCTCACGGGCCGGCACCTACCCAGCCGGTGCCACCGAACGTCTCGACTCGGATGCGTTCTCCCCGAACACCACCATCGGCGCATGCCCGCGGTGCCACGGCCTCGGCCGCGTCCACGAGGTGACCGAGCAGACGCTGGTGCCCGACCCGTCGCTGACCATCCGCGAGGGTGCGGTGGCCGCCTGGCCGGGCGCCTGGCAGGGCCAGAACCTGCGGGACATCCTCATCACGCTCGGTTATGACATCGACAAGCCGTGGCGCAAACTGCCCAAGCGGCAACGGGATTGGATCCTGTTCACCGACGACCAACCCACCGTCGAGATCGATCCGAGCCAGCATCCCGTCACCGCCGAGTACTACTACAACGGCACCTTCTCGAGTGCCGAGCGTCACGTGCGCCACACGCTGGCCAACTCGCAGAGTGCGACGATGCGACGCCGCGTGCTGCAGTACGTGCACAGCGCCGATTGCGCGGTCTGCGGCGGCGCGGGGTTGCGGCCCGAGGCCCTGGCGGTGACCTTCGCCGGCCGCACCATCGCCGAGTTGGTCGCCCTGCCGTTGACGGCGCTGGCCGATGCCTTGGCGCCGGCGGCGGCCAGAACGGAGTTCGCGGCGGCCTACGAGTCCACCGAGTCCGGTGAATTCACCGAGGTGGCGACCATGATCGCCGCCGATCTGGTGGCCCGGATATCAGTCCTGGTCGATCTGGGACTCGGCTACCTGAGCCTGCATCGCCGCACCCCCACGGTGTCGCCGGGGGAGTTGCAGCGGCTGCGGCTGGCGACGCAGTTGCGGGCCGGCCTGTTCGGCGTCCTCTACGTGCTCGACGAGCCCTCGGCCGGGCTGCACCCGGCCGACGCCGAACCGCTGCTCGACGTGTTGGACCGGCTCCGGCGCGCCGGGAACTCGTTGTTCGTGGTCGAGCACGACATGGACGTGGTGCGCCGCGCCGAATGGATCGTGGATGTCGGGCCTGGCGCCGGTGAACTCGGCGGGGACGTGCTCTACAGCGGGCCCGTGGCCGGCCTCGCCGACATCGAACCGTCGGTCACCCGGCGGTACCTGTTCGCCGATGGGCCTGCTGTCCCACGGACCGCACGCACACCGAGCGGCGTTCTGCGGTTGCGCGGCATCACCTTCCACAACCTGCGCAAAGTCGACGTCGACATCCCGCTGGGTTCGTTGGTGGCCGTCACCGGGGTATCGGGCTCCGGTAAGTCGACGCTGGTCTGCAAAGTGCTCGGCGACGTGATGGCCGGGCGGCTGGGTAAGTCGGTCGAACTCCCAGGCGCCGACGCCGACGGTGACACCGAACTGCTCGACATCGACGTCGACTCCAGTGCGGGGGTGAGCGTCGACGGTGCGGAGCTGATCACGCGCCTCATCACCGTGGATCAGCGACCGATCGGCCGCACGCCACGGTCGAACCTGGCGACCTACACCGGGCTGTTCGACGCCGTCCGGAAACGCTTCGCCGACACCCCCGAGGCGCGGCGGCGGGGCTGGGGTGCGGGACGTTTCTCGTTCAATGTCGCCGCGGGCCGTTGCGCCACCTGCCAGGGCGAGGGTTTCGTGGCGGTCGAGTTGTTGTTCCTGCCCGGCACCTACGCCACCTGCCCGACGTGTGGCGGCGCTCGCTATTCCGCGGAGACGCTGGAGATCACCTACCGGGGTCGCACCATCGCCGAGGTGCTCGCCCAGACCGTCGACGAGGCGGCCGAGTTCCTCAGCGATCTGCCGGCGGCGGCCCGCAGCCTGGTGACGCTGCGGGAGGTCGGGCTCGGGTATCTGCGGCTGGGACAACCGGCGACCGAACTGTCCGGCGGCGAGGCGCAACGCATCAAACTGGCCACCGAGTTGCAGCGCGCCCAACGCGGCCACACCCTCTATGTGCTCGACGAACCCACCACGGGCCTGCACCCTGCCGACGTCGAGTTGCTGGAAAGTCAGCTGCACCGGCTCGTCGACGCCGGCAACACCGTCGTCGTCGCCGAGCACGATATGTCGGTGGTGGCGGGCGCCGACCACGTCATCGATCTCGGACCCGGCGGCGGCGACGACGGCGGCACCGTCGTGGCGGCCGGAACGCCGGCCGTGGTGGCCGCCGACCCGGTCAGCCGCACGGCGCCGTACCTCGCCGCGCAACTGGGCCCGGCGTGA
- a CDS encoding TauD/TfdA family dioxygenase, producing the protein MPSAAGPLRRRGLPRSPRHRCRPGCLLPRTGGGRRGRHRRTPGPPGDPAREHPPVWRRRDGRKSLLIGATAGQIVGMHPDRSRALLDGILAWATQPQFVLRHQWRVGDLVVWDNTGLLHRAIPYEPTSRRLMHRTTLVGEEAIAWVRSHAQRRPVTSPARFSASIAGGLPRAMARVDPLPPKEWPAEFRAAMAALRPPNPRHQPLSTEDRPKALNTLGTFAHHPELARAYFTFNGHLLLGTTLTERQRELIVLRGGCAGRASARTTRRR; encoded by the coding sequence TTGCCAAGCGCTGCTGGACCGTTACGGCGGCGTGGTCTACCGCGAAGCCCACGTCACCGATGCCGACCTGGTTGCCTTCTCCCGCGCACTGGGGGAGGTCGTCGTGGCCGGCACCGGCGCACACCCGGACCACCCGGAGACCCGGCACGGGAGCACCCGCCGGTGTGGCGGCGCCGCGATGGCCGCAAGTCTCTGCTGATCGGCGCCACCGCCGGCCAGATCGTCGGCATGCACCCCGACCGGAGCCGCGCGCTGCTCGACGGGATCCTGGCGTGGGCCACCCAGCCGCAGTTCGTCTTGCGGCACCAGTGGCGGGTCGGGGACCTGGTGGTCTGGGACAACACCGGTCTGCTGCACCGTGCCATCCCCTATGAGCCAACCTCGCGGCGGCTGATGCACCGCACCACTCTCGTCGGTGAGGAAGCCATCGCATGGGTCCGTTCCCATGCTCAGAGGAGGCCGGTGACATCACCGGCCAGGTTTTCGGCGTCAATCGCGGGAGGGTTACCTAGAGCCATGGCACGGGTCGATCCCTTGCCGCCCAAGGAATGGCCGGCGGAATTCCGTGCGGCGATGGCGGCGTTGCGTCCCCCGAACCCCCGTCATCAGCCGCTGAGCACCGAGGACCGGCCCAAGGCCCTCAACACCCTGGGCACTTTCGCCCACCATCCCGAGTTGGCCCGCGCCTACTTCACCTTCAACGGGCACCTCCTCCTGGGCACCACGCTGACCGAACGGCAACGCGAACTCATCGTGCTGCGCGGTGGATGCGCAGGTCGCGCGAGTGCGCGGACAACGCGGCGCCGGTGA